Below is a genomic region from Pseudomonas extremaustralis.
CAGTTTCATTGGCAGAACCGTGGCTACCGCGACTTCCAGGATTTCCTCGACGCCCTGAGTTCACGCAAGCGCAAACAGATGCGCAAGGAGCGTGAACAGGTGGCCGGGCAGGGCATTGAGTTCGAGTGGCTACAAGGCCATGAACTGAGCGAAGCGCAGTGGGATTTTGTCTACGCCTGCTACGCCAATACCTACGCGGTACGTCGTCAATCGCCCTACCTGACCCGTGAGTTTTTCAGCCTGTTGGCCGAGCGCATGCCTGAAGCGATTCGCGTCGTGCTGGCCAAGCAAGGTCCGCGCCCGGTGGCCATGGCCTTCAGCCTGCTTGGTGGCGACAGTTTCTACGGTCGCTACTGGGGCTGCCTGGCCGAGTTTGATCGCCTGCATTTCGAAACCTGTTTCTACCAGGGCATGGACTACGCCATCGCCCACGGCGTGCAACGTTTCGACGCCGGTGCCCAGGGCGAGCACAAACTGATCCGCGGGTTCGAGCCGGTGATCACGCGGTCGTGGCATTACCTGCGCCATCCGGGGCTGAAGAAGGCTGTGGAGGATTTCCTGGAACGTGAGCGAGTGGGGATTCTGGCGTATGCCGAAGAGGCGAGGGCAGCCCTGCCGTATCGGCAGGGCTGAACCATCGGTCTGGCGGAGCTACCAAGAAACAGCGAAATCGCTACCCTGTATGTACAAAAGTACATACAGGATGCGCCATGTATTTTGAGTGGGATGAGTCCAAGAACAAAGCCAACATCGCCAAGCACGGCATCGATTTCAACGACGTTCCTGATATCTTTCGGCATCCAATGCTGGCCTTGCGCGATGATCAAGCGGAATATGGCGAAGAGCGTTGGATCGGTATTGGCTGGATCAAATTATTAATGGGTGTGGTCGTATACACCGAACGGAGTGGGGATGTGATCCGTATCATTTCCGCCCGAAAAGCAACCAAGAAGGAGGCCAAATACTATGACGCAAACATCGAAAACTGATTGGGAGCGCTTGGCCAAGATGAATGACGAAGAAATCGATACCAGCGACATTCCTGAGCTGGACGCCGACTTTTTTCGGCGCGCCGAATTGCGTGTTCCGGTGAAGCAAGCTGTGACCATTCGACTGGATGCTGACGTTCTGGAGTGGTTCAAGGGTCAGGGGACCGGGTATCAGACGCGAATCAATCAGTTGCTTCGCCAGTACATGCAGGCTCATCAACGCTGAATCACCATCTATGGACTCAGCCCCGCTATGTCGGCAGGGCTGAACCCGTCTTGCCTCAGTCCGGCTCTTCCTTGCCCAGCCATCGATAGACCACGCCAGCAATCGCCGCGCCCAGAATCGGCGCGAGCCAGAACATCCACAACTGCTGGATCGCCCATCCGCCCACGATCAGGGCCGGGCCGGTACTGCGGGCCGGGTTGACCGAGGTGTTGGTCACGGGGATGGAGATCAGGTGGATCAAGGTGAGGGCCAGGCCGATGGCGATGGGCGCAAGGCCCTTGGGGGCGCGATGGTCGGTGGCGCCGAGGATGATCAGCAGAAACATCGCCGTCATCACCAGCTCACAGACAAACCCCGCTGCCATTGAATAGCCGCCCGGCGAATGCTCTGCATAGCCGTTGGAAGCCAGGCCCGACGCCAGTTCGAACCCCGGTTTGCCGCTGGCAATAAAGTACAGCAGCGCAGCGGCGACAATGCCGCCAATGACTTGGGCCACGATGTACGCCGGTAACTCCTTGGCCGGAAACCTTCCGCCCACGACCAGCCCCACCGAGACCGCCGGGTTGAGGTGACAACCACTGATGTGCCCGATGGCCACCGCCATGGTCAGCACTGTGAGCCCGAACGCCAGGGCTACACCCAACAAACCGATCCCGACCGCAGGGAATGCCGCGGCCAACACCGCGCTCCCGCAACCGCCCAACACCAGCCAAAACGTTCCCAACCCCTCTGCGACTGAACGCTTGAACAAAGACATGCAACCCGTCCTTGATAGATCGCTCTACCCAATCAGCAAATCGGTGATGCTCCCTGCAGATTTACTTCAGCGCCCGTCTGGGCACTGCACTGAGTACAGCACGGTTGTGGCACAAATCCAGAAGACCCATGTGGGAGGGGGCCTCCCACATTTCCAGTTGCGTTTTCAGTCGATGCCGACGAAACCCCCGGTCTGGTGCTGCCACAACCGCGCATACAGCCCACGATGAGCCAGCAACTCGGCATGGTTACCGCTCTCGGCGATCTGGCCTTTTTCCAACACCACCAGGCGGTCCATCCGCGCAATGGTCGACAACCGGTGCGCGATCGCAATCACGGTTTTGCCTTGCATCAGGGTTTCCAGGCTTTCCTGGATTGCCGCTTCGACTTCCGAGTCCAGCGCCGAAGTGGCTTCGTCCATGATCAGGATCGGCGCGTCCTTGAGCAGCACGCGCGCAATGGCGATACGCTGGCGTTGCCCGCCGGACAGTTTCACCCCGCGCTCACCCACGTGGGCATCCAGCCCGGTGCGGCCTTCGGCGTCCGACAGCAGGGGGATGAACTCATCGGCGCGTGCCTTGCGCACGGCGGCCCAGAGTTCTTCGTCGGTGGCGTCCGGCTTGCCGTACAGCAGGTTGTCGCGGATCGAACGGTGCAGCAACGAGGTGTCCTGGGTGATCATGCCGATCTGTTCGCGCAGGCTTTCCTGGGCCACTTCGGCGATGTTCTGGCCGTCGATCAGGATGCGCCCGCCTTGCAGGTCGTACAGGCGCAGCAGCAGGTTGACCAGGGTCGATTTACCCGCGCCGGACGGGCCGATCAGGCCGATTTTTTCACCGGCCTTGATGTGCAGGTTCAGGCCGCCAATGATCCCGCTCTTCTTGCCGTAGTGAAAATCCACCTGTTCGAAGCGCACTTCGCCGTGGGGCACGCTCAGGCGTGGCGCGTTCTCGCGGTCGATCACCGCCAGCGGCTGGGCGATGGTTTTCAGGCCGTCCTGCACCATGCCGATGTTTTCAAAAATGCCGTTGACCACCCACATGATCCAGCCCGACATGTTGACGATGCGAATCACCAGGCCGGTAGCCAGGGCGATGGCCCCCACGGAGATCAGCGAGTGGGTCCACAACCACAGGGCCAGGCCGGTGGTGGTGACGATCAACAGGCCGTTCATGCTGGTGATCACCACGTCCATGCTGGTCACTACGCGGCTGGCCAGCTGGGTTTTTTCGGTCTGCTCGATGATCGCTTCCCTGGCGTACTCCTGTTCGTATCGGGTGTGGGCGAACAGTTTCAAGGTGGTGATGTTGGTGTAGCCGTCCACGATGCGGCCCATCAATTTGGAGCGCGCCTCGGAGGAGATCACCGAGCGTTCCTTCACCCGTGGCACGAAGTAGCGCAACGCCAGGCTGTAGCAGACGATCCAGGTCACCAGCGGGATCATCAGGCGCCAGTCAGCCTCGGCGAACAGTACCAGGGAGCTGATGGCGTAGATCGCCACGTGCCAGATCGCATCCACCGCGGCCACCGCGGAATCGCGCAGGGAGTTACCGGTTTGCATGATGCGCTGGGCGATGCGCCCGGCGAAGTCGTTCTGGAAGAAGTTCAGGCTCTGCTTGAGCACATAGCTGTGGTTCTGCCAGCGGATCAGGCTGGTCATGCCGGGGCTGATGGTCTGGTGCACTAGCAGGTCGTGCAGGGCGCCGAAGATCGGGCGCAGCAGCAGGGCAACCACGGCCATCCAGATCAGCTCGGTGCTGTGGATCTGGAAGAAGTCAGCGGGTGGCGTGCCTTGGGCCAGGTCGATGATGCGGCTCAGGTAGCTGAACAGGGCGACTTCGATCAGCGCACCGATCAGGCCGATCACCAGCAGCGCGGCGAAACACGGCCACACCTGGCGCAGGTAGTAAAGGTAGAAGGGCAGGACTTTGTCGGGAGGGGCGGCGCTGGGCGCGTCGCGGAAAATATCGATCAGTTGTTCGAAACGACGATAGAGCATTAGGGTTGACGCCCGCCGGGCGGGCT
It encodes:
- a CDS encoding GNAT family N-acetyltransferase yields the protein MPLQRLDSLSEIAPQAWDALVPDAQPFVRHAFLSALEDSASLGPQSGWQAEHLLHWEGDRLVAALPSYRKWHSYGEYVFDHGWADACERAGIDYYPKLLTAVPFSPVSGPRLLARSAEDGFELLKSLPGYLEIEGLSSAHINFTDALADAALALQPGWLQRLGCQFHWQNRGYRDFQDFLDALSSRKRKQMRKEREQVAGQGIEFEWLQGHELSEAQWDFVYACYANTYAVRRQSPYLTREFFSLLAERMPEAIRVVLAKQGPRPVAMAFSLLGGDSFYGRYWGCLAEFDRLHFETCFYQGMDYAIAHGVQRFDAGAQGEHKLIRGFEPVITRSWHYLRHPGLKKAVEDFLERERVGILAYAEEARAALPYRQG
- a CDS encoding BrnT family toxin; amino-acid sequence: MYFEWDESKNKANIAKHGIDFNDVPDIFRHPMLALRDDQAEYGEERWIGIGWIKLLMGVVVYTERSGDVIRIISARKATKKEAKYYDANIEN
- a CDS encoding BrnA antitoxin family protein — encoded protein: MTQTSKTDWERLAKMNDEEIDTSDIPELDADFFRRAELRVPVKQAVTIRLDADVLEWFKGQGTGYQTRINQLLRQYMQAHQR
- the aqpZ gene encoding aquaporin Z is translated as MSLFKRSVAEGLGTFWLVLGGCGSAVLAAAFPAVGIGLLGVALAFGLTVLTMAVAIGHISGCHLNPAVSVGLVVGGRFPAKELPAYIVAQVIGGIVAAALLYFIASGKPGFELASGLASNGYAEHSPGGYSMAAGFVCELVMTAMFLLIILGATDHRAPKGLAPIAIGLALTLIHLISIPVTNTSVNPARSTGPALIVGGWAIQQLWMFWLAPILGAAIAGVVYRWLGKEEPD
- a CDS encoding ABC transporter ATP-binding protein; translation: MLYRRFEQLIDIFRDAPSAAPPDKVLPFYLYYLRQVWPCFAALLVIGLIGALIEVALFSYLSRIIDLAQGTPPADFFQIHSTELIWMAVVALLLRPIFGALHDLLVHQTISPGMTSLIRWQNHSYVLKQSLNFFQNDFAGRIAQRIMQTGNSLRDSAVAAVDAIWHVAIYAISSLVLFAEADWRLMIPLVTWIVCYSLALRYFVPRVKERSVISSEARSKLMGRIVDGYTNITTLKLFAHTRYEQEYAREAIIEQTEKTQLASRVVTSMDVVITSMNGLLIVTTTGLALWLWTHSLISVGAIALATGLVIRIVNMSGWIMWVVNGIFENIGMVQDGLKTIAQPLAVIDRENAPRLSVPHGEVRFEQVDFHYGKKSGIIGGLNLHIKAGEKIGLIGPSGAGKSTLVNLLLRLYDLQGGRILIDGQNIAEVAQESLREQIGMITQDTSLLHRSIRDNLLYGKPDATDEELWAAVRKARADEFIPLLSDAEGRTGLDAHVGERGVKLSGGQRQRIAIARVLLKDAPILIMDEATSALDSEVEAAIQESLETLMQGKTVIAIAHRLSTIARMDRLVVLEKGQIAESGNHAELLAHRGLYARLWQHQTGGFVGID